In Campylobacter concisus, a single window of DNA contains:
- the hypA gene encoding hydrogenase maturation nickel metallochaperone HypA: MHELSIVQNLVSLCEKNAAKENAKEISKIEIKVGRLSGVEPHYLESAFDVYKAGTICENAELVINLQGIVIECLDCGFGGELSENDFTCPKCKSQNLKVTDGEEMYLMRLEMK; the protein is encoded by the coding sequence ATGCACGAGCTTAGCATCGTTCAAAATTTAGTTAGTCTTTGTGAAAAAAACGCAGCCAAAGAAAACGCCAAAGAGATAAGCAAGATCGAGATAAAGGTCGGCCGTTTAAGCGGAGTGGAGCCACACTATCTAGAGAGCGCCTTTGATGTTTATAAGGCTGGCACGATCTGCGAAAATGCTGAGCTTGTGATAAATTTACAAGGCATTGTGATCGAGTGTTTGGATTGTGGATTTGGCGGGGAGCTTAGCGAAAATGACTTTACTTGCCCAAAGTGTAAGAGCCAAAATTTAAAGGTGACTGACGGCGAGGAGATGTATCTCATGCGCCTTGAGATGAAGTAA
- a CDS encoding YhdP family protein has protein sequence MEQLYIKLDKKIIARAKQIRLPNFKKESKQKSSDERLLNLSKSVDFIDTIFQEISLENVQIGDDFKLKILFLDDIFFVDSPYLNVDIKFQNEQQDGIDLFSVRNLSFKDFNVSISGEGSADFDKNDYKFEGNFTSHELHGKLNFALKDTFLTYKAYDVEAGSIKNFIDELDRRIELNSEVKNWIYGYIVADDYELKEINGKVDLAKNDFYLNDLNATANTKNLLVKFEKGLPAVNVGEANITLKNSKLKFDLISPIYKGKKLDGSSVAINNIFDEKSANLELLIKTKSIYDEAINEILKAYKIIVPVRQLSGKMDASLKILIKLDEKSLENFDEKSVIANGEFKLSDAVLEIAGSKFNTKNALVKLINTTNLSIDATGFGLEFFKANAKADINLQKSTGDIKGVIESFDLKEKNDEILAFKNEPFSAFLDFGKADETLLKIEPFGLDMSFSSESKISTKNSKFFIESSPVLKQNGVHGFDELSIKSKDFTDLEIFAKEANFDLPFLDKNGSKYENDDLKILVSKAGVKVDSASKKLDLDIKEKAINVKTQDLNLLVLDDNKTSEQSTPLELLAKNGDIILRDLNKTLPFASFSAEKKGKSTSLNGLAKQGRVGYFNDEKSINLDATDISGEFINDLFGIKSFEGGKFRLKLLGENSKNFKAEVRFFDTFLKDYIFYQRLLSFLNSVPSLLSFKTPDFNDKGFTVKNGKILLTRNGDMIEFLAIEMIGTSADIGGRGTIDLKSKKINIDLELKLLKDASSIIDKIPLVNQIILGKDRSLSTVIAIRGTTDKPEYSTQILQDALLSPLKIIRNVIQAPFLIFE, from the coding sequence ATGAGCGCCTTTTAAATCTTAGTAAAAGCGTAGATTTTATAGATACGATTTTTCAAGAAATTTCACTTGAAAATGTGCAAATAGGCGATGATTTTAAACTAAAAATTCTATTTTTAGATGATATATTTTTTGTTGATAGCCCTTATTTAAATGTGGATATTAAATTCCAAAACGAACAGCAAGACGGAATAGATCTTTTTAGCGTTAGAAATTTAAGCTTTAAGGATTTTAACGTCAGCATTAGCGGCGAAGGGAGTGCAGATTTTGATAAAAATGACTATAAATTTGAAGGAAATTTTACCTCTCATGAGCTGCACGGTAAGCTAAATTTTGCTCTAAAAGATACATTTTTAACTTACAAAGCTTATGATGTCGAGGCTGGAAGTATCAAAAACTTCATTGACGAGCTTGACAGACGCATAGAGCTAAATAGTGAAGTTAAAAACTGGATATATGGATACATCGTTGCTGATGATTACGAGTTAAAAGAGATAAACGGCAAGGTGGATCTAGCCAAAAATGACTTTTATCTAAATGATCTAAATGCCACCGCAAATACTAAAAATTTGCTCGTTAAATTTGAAAAAGGCTTGCCAGCCGTAAATGTAGGCGAGGCAAATATCACACTTAAAAACTCAAAGCTTAAATTTGATCTTATTTCGCCTATTTACAAGGGCAAAAAACTTGATGGCTCAAGCGTTGCGATAAACAATATCTTTGATGAGAAAAGCGCAAATTTAGAGCTACTTATAAAGACAAAATCGATCTATGATGAAGCTATAAATGAGATATTAAAAGCCTATAAGATCATCGTGCCAGTAAGGCAGCTTAGCGGAAAAATGGATGCTAGCTTAAAAATTTTAATAAAACTAGACGAGAAAAGCTTAGAAAATTTTGATGAAAAAAGCGTCATTGCAAATGGAGAATTTAAGCTAAGTGATGCGGTTTTAGAGATTGCTGGAAGTAAATTTAATACCAAAAATGCTCTCGTAAAGCTCATAAATACGACAAATTTAAGCATCGATGCTACTGGCTTTGGGCTTGAGTTTTTTAAAGCAAATGCTAAGGCTGATATAAATTTACAAAAAAGTACTGGCGATATAAAAGGCGTGATAGAAAGCTTTGATCTAAAAGAAAAAAATGATGAAATTTTAGCCTTTAAAAATGAGCCATTTAGCGCATTTTTGGACTTTGGCAAGGCTGATGAAACTTTGCTTAAGATAGAGCCATTTGGGCTTGATATGAGCTTTAGCAGTGAAAGTAAAATATCAACAAAAAATAGTAAATTTTTCATAGAGAGCTCGCCTGTTTTAAAGCAAAACGGCGTGCATGGTTTTGATGAACTTAGTATAAAAAGCAAGGATTTTACTGATCTTGAAATTTTTGCCAAAGAGGCAAACTTTGATTTGCCGTTTTTAGATAAAAATGGCTCAAAGTATGAAAACGATGATCTTAAAATTTTAGTCTCAAAAGCTGGTGTGAAGGTAGATAGTGCAAGTAAAAAGCTAGACCTAGACATAAAAGAAAAAGCCATAAACGTAAAAACTCAAGATCTAAATTTGCTAGTGCTTGACGATAACAAAACCAGCGAGCAAAGCACGCCGCTTGAGCTTTTAGCAAAAAATGGCGATATCATTTTAAGGGATCTAAACAAGACCTTGCCATTTGCTAGCTTTAGCGCCGAGAAAAAGGGCAAAAGCACCTCGCTAAATGGGCTAGCAAAACAAGGAAGAGTTGGCTATTTTAACGATGAAAAGAGTATAAATTTAGACGCAACCGACATAAGCGGAGAATTTATCAACGACCTTTTTGGCATCAAGAGTTTTGAGGGTGGTAAATTTCGCCTGAAACTACTTGGAGAAAACTCTAAGAATTTCAAGGCAGAGGTGAGATTTTTTGATACTTTTTTAAAGGATTATATCTTTTATCAAAGACTGCTTAGCTTTTTAAACTCGGTTCCATCGCTTCTTAGCTTTAAAACGCCTGACTTTAATGACAAGGGCTTTACCGTTAAAAATGGTAAAATTTTACTCACTAGAAATGGCGATATGATCGAGTTTTTAGCGATTGAAATGATAGGCACAAGTGCTGATATCGGCGGGCGTGGCACGATCGATCTAAAGAGTAAAAAGATAAATATCGACCTTGAGCTAAAGCTACTAAAAGACGCTAGCAGTATCATTGATAAAATTCCACTGGTAAATCAAATAATCCTTGGCAAGGACCGCTCGCTCTCAACCGTCATCGCCATACGTGGCACTACCGATAAGCCTGAATACTCGACACAGATCTTGCAAGACGCCTTGCTTTCGCCACTAAAGATAATAAGAAACGTGATTCAGGCTCCGTTTTTGATATTTGAGTAG